Proteins from a genomic interval of Polaribacter sejongensis:
- a CDS encoding sulfatase-like hydrolase/transferase produces MKKSILFICMAMAMASCAQKKPNIIFLFSDDAGYADFGFQGSDVMITPNLDKLSKEGVKFTQGYVTDATCGPSRAGLITGKYQQKFGYGEINVPGYMSENSKFLGDDMGLPLDQKTIADYLKELGYTSAAYGKWHLGNADRFHPLKRGFDEFYGFRGGARSFFPIKNFKGIHHDNKMERNFGHFEEPKGYATDVFADEAISFIERNKDKPFFIYLAFNAVHTPMEATPEDMAKFPNLKGKRQQVAAMTLALDRASGKVLDKLKELGLDDNTIIVFSNDNGGPTDKNASLNLPLSGTKSNHLEGGLRVPFLIKWPKKLKSNQVYNYPVSTFDLLPTFYAAGGGDVADLDAVDGVDLMPFISGSDSARPHEDLFWKKETRAVYRHNDWKLIRFADRPAELYDVSKDLTEQRDLASAEPERLKSMFKKLFEWELTLERPMWMLKQTFEKYDIDRMDRYRTPELVKEEMKKYNKN; encoded by the coding sequence ATGAAAAAAAGTATTCTATTTATTTGTATGGCAATGGCAATGGCTAGTTGTGCTCAAAAAAAGCCAAACATTATTTTCTTGTTTTCTGATGATGCAGGGTATGCCGATTTTGGTTTTCAAGGAAGTGACGTAATGATAACACCTAATTTAGATAAGCTTTCTAAAGAAGGCGTAAAGTTTACGCAGGGTTATGTAACAGATGCTACTTGTGGACCTTCTAGAGCAGGATTAATTACAGGGAAATATCAACAAAAATTTGGGTATGGAGAAATAAATGTCCCTGGTTATATGAGTGAAAACTCAAAGTTTTTAGGAGATGATATGGGATTGCCTTTAGACCAAAAAACAATCGCAGATTATTTAAAAGAATTAGGATATACAAGTGCTGCCTACGGAAAATGGCATTTAGGTAATGCAGATCGTTTTCATCCTTTAAAAAGAGGATTTGATGAGTTTTATGGTTTTAGAGGTGGTGCAAGAAGTTTTTTTCCAATCAAAAATTTTAAAGGCATTCATCATGACAATAAAATGGAAAGAAATTTTGGTCATTTTGAAGAACCAAAAGGATATGCTACAGATGTTTTTGCCGACGAAGCAATTTCTTTTATCGAAAGAAATAAAGACAAACCATTTTTTATCTATTTAGCCTTTAACGCAGTGCACACGCCTATGGAAGCTACTCCAGAAGATATGGCAAAGTTTCCTAATTTAAAAGGAAAGCGTCAACAAGTGGCAGCAATGACATTGGCATTAGATCGTGCTTCAGGTAAGGTTTTAGATAAGTTAAAAGAACTAGGTTTAGATGATAATACAATTATTGTTTTTTCTAATGATAATGGAGGCCCAACAGATAAAAATGCCTCTTTAAACCTGCCTTTAAGTGGAACAAAATCGAATCATTTAGAAGGAGGATTAAGAGTTCCTTTTTTAATAAAATGGCCTAAAAAATTAAAATCAAATCAGGTGTATAATTACCCAGTAAGTACGTTTGATTTATTACCAACATTTTATGCTGCTGGAGGTGGTGATGTTGCAGATTTAGATGCGGTAGATGGTGTAGATTTAATGCCTTTTATTAGTGGATCTGACAGTGCAAGACCACACGAAGATTTATTTTGGAAAAAAGAAACGCGTGCTGTTTATAGACATAATGATTGGAAATTAATCCGTTTTGCAGATAGACCAGCAGAATTATATGATGTTTCTAAAGATTTAACAGAGCAAAGAGATTTAGCTTCAGCAGAACCAGAACGTTTAAAAAGCATGTTTAAAAAGTTATTTGAATGGGAATTGACCCTAGAGCGTCCGATGTGGATGTTAAAACAAACTTTTGAAAAATATGACATTGATAGAATGGATCGTTATAGAACTCCGGAGTTGGTAAAAGAGGAAATGAAAAAATATAATAAAAACTAA
- a CDS encoding family 16 glycosylhydrolase translates to MIQFKKYTFIALFGLLVLANVSCAQNKSAVKVKTEITSPMPFSDQQNEGGWVLNEALSDEFKGTEIDTVKWFVEGLNDKYYIWKGRAPSQFVAKNVIVENDKLKLRTAWEPDYPFIKESYADGNMGSSQYGIYKDGTPMPVTTAGVLTNKRFLYGYMEVKSKVGNAAITGAFWAIGHEQELDIYELMGNPKNKKGNIREDSYLATAHDWSPPAQRPTKIFNHELDLGFRTADDFHVYGAEWGEDYLKLFIDGKMIRHFTQDELGTSFVLNNPMEIWLDSEIFFWLGLPHKEELPVDFEIEYMRVWQKPSDNLLAEDAAFYGFEGPILFEENGRPLTLLPESSVPDEYQKFWTIDGGSEKYLSIAYGDYYKGVNSLEFAGFSKTESLEVKKAVAMAPEGSLELEAGEFTISAKVWLDQGVIADKIHLVLQDPELEVTFGDLRKLPRREWITVESTISRTVASGEKDAIAIEIRKEDLPKTRAAKLLIDNIVIKKK, encoded by the coding sequence ATGATACAATTTAAGAAGTATACATTTATCGCTTTATTCGGTTTGTTAGTGCTTGCAAATGTTAGTTGTGCGCAAAATAAATCAGCAGTAAAAGTTAAAACAGAAATAACCTCTCCAATGCCATTTTCTGACCAACAAAATGAAGGAGGTTGGGTTTTAAATGAAGCGTTAAGCGATGAGTTTAAAGGAACAGAAATAGATACGGTAAAGTGGTTTGTAGAAGGTTTAAATGATAAATATTATATTTGGAAAGGACGAGCTCCTTCTCAATTTGTTGCTAAAAACGTTATTGTAGAAAATGATAAATTGAAGTTAAGAACTGCTTGGGAACCAGATTATCCATTTATTAAAGAAAGCTACGCAGATGGTAACATGGGGTCATCTCAATATGGTATTTATAAAGATGGAACACCAATGCCAGTTACTACAGCAGGTGTTTTAACCAATAAACGTTTTTTATACGGTTATATGGAGGTGAAATCTAAGGTTGGTAACGCAGCTATTACAGGTGCATTTTGGGCAATTGGACATGAGCAAGAATTGGATATTTATGAGTTAATGGGAAATCCTAAAAACAAAAAAGGAAATATTAGAGAAGATTCTTATTTAGCAACAGCGCATGATTGGAGTCCACCAGCTCAACGTCCTACTAAGATTTTTAATCACGAATTGGATTTAGGTTTCCGCACAGCGGATGATTTTCATGTGTACGGAGCAGAATGGGGTGAAGATTATTTAAAATTATTTATTGATGGAAAAATGATTCGTCATTTTACACAAGATGAATTAGGAACTTCTTTTGTTTTAAACAACCCAATGGAAATTTGGTTAGATTCAGAGATTTTCTTTTGGTTAGGCTTGCCTCATAAAGAAGAATTACCAGTAGATTTCGAAATAGAATACATGAGAGTTTGGCAAAAACCATCTGATAATTTATTAGCGGAAGACGCAGCTTTTTATGGTTTTGAAGGACCAATTTTGTTTGAAGAAAACGGAAGACCTTTAACTTTATTACCAGAAAGTTCTGTCCCAGATGAGTATCAGAAATTTTGGACAATAGATGGTGGTTCAGAAAAATATTTATCAATTGCTTATGGCGATTATTACAAAGGTGTAAATAGTTTAGAGTTTGCAGGATTTAGTAAAACTGAAAGTTTAGAAGTGAAAAAAGCAGTTGCTATGGCTCCTGAAGGTTCATTGGAATTAGAAGCTGGTGAGTTTACAATTTCGGCAAAAGTTTGGTTAGATCAAGGTGTTATTGCAGATAAAATTCACTTGGTTTTACAAGATCCAGAATTAGAAGTAACTTTTGGAGATCTTAGAAAACTTCCAAGACGTGAATGGATTACGGTAGAAAGCACTATTTCTAGAACAGTTGCATCCGGAGAAAAAGATGCCATTGCTATTGAAATTAGAAAAGAAGATTTGCCGAAGACAAGAGCTGCAAAACTTTTGATAGACAATATTGTTATCAAGAAAAAATAA
- a CDS encoding glycoside hydrolase family 127 protein, with the protein MSTTSNLHKNAITNTSESPFVKLKSINFGDCKWNAGFWSDKVKTAENKMLPYMGDLLCGDIGHGLNNFKIAAGLKEGEHKGFYWHDGDFFKFMEAKMYIYAQTKDESLLKELDEYIDIIGQAQEEDGYIHTHVQITEGVDRFENRKYHEMYNFGHLFIAGSVHFRLTGQRNFLDIAVKMADLLHAYFMPDTKHYQRFGFNQTQIMGLVELYRTTRDKRYLKLAEKFINRRGTYEIEHDSTTVGYPIGDMVQERTPFRESEEAVGHAVLALYYYAGAADVYAETGEKALLTSLDKLWENVTGKKMYVTGAVGQAHYGASTSLDMIEEGFIDAYMMPNMTAYNETCANLCNAMFSHRMMGINGESRYADIIELVLYNSGLSGISIEGKDYFYSNPLRMVNNSRNYDSHDDVTESPVRQPYLECFCCPPNLVRTICKTSGWAYNLSENGVSVVLFGGNNLDTKMLDGSALKLSQDTEYPWKGLVKITVDECKSEAFDIQVRIPKWAVGSTLKVNGEDAGVEINPGNFANINRTWKAGDVIVLDMPMEPTFIEGHNRIEEVRNQLAVKRGPIVYTIETPDLPEGAAILDVYLKGDAPLNAVHKPEFLGGVTVIETELLLREGKSDDMYQTVTKPVFKSFKTQLVPYYAWSNRGQAEMTVFMPVVWNN; encoded by the coding sequence ATGAGTACTACTTCAAACCTTCATAAAAACGCTATTACAAACACTTCAGAAAGTCCGTTTGTAAAGTTAAAGAGCATCAATTTTGGTGACTGTAAATGGAATGCTGGCTTTTGGTCAGACAAAGTAAAAACGGCAGAAAATAAGATGTTACCTTACATGGGAGATCTTTTATGTGGAGATATTGGTCATGGATTAAATAACTTTAAAATCGCAGCAGGTTTAAAAGAAGGAGAGCATAAAGGTTTTTACTGGCATGATGGAGATTTCTTTAAATTCATGGAAGCTAAAATGTATATCTATGCGCAAACTAAAGATGAATCTTTATTAAAGGAATTAGATGAATATATCGATATTATTGGGCAAGCTCAAGAAGAAGATGGGTATATACATACGCATGTTCAAATAACAGAAGGTGTAGATCGTTTTGAAAATAGAAAGTACCATGAAATGTACAATTTCGGACATTTATTTATTGCGGGTTCTGTTCATTTTAGATTAACAGGTCAACGTAATTTCTTGGATATCGCGGTTAAAATGGCAGATTTATTACATGCTTATTTTATGCCAGACACTAAGCATTATCAACGTTTTGGATTCAATCAAACTCAAATTATGGGCTTGGTAGAATTGTACAGAACTACTAGAGATAAAAGGTATTTAAAATTAGCAGAGAAGTTTATCAACCGAAGAGGAACTTACGAAATAGAGCACGATTCTACTACAGTTGGTTACCCGATTGGAGATATGGTGCAAGAAAGAACGCCTTTTAGAGAATCTGAAGAAGCGGTTGGTCATGCTGTTTTAGCTTTGTATTATTATGCAGGAGCAGCAGATGTGTATGCCGAAACTGGTGAAAAAGCTTTATTGACTTCTTTAGATAAATTATGGGAAAATGTTACAGGCAAAAAAATGTATGTAACCGGAGCTGTTGGGCAAGCGCATTATGGTGCATCAACGAGTTTAGATATGATTGAAGAAGGTTTCATAGATGCGTATATGATGCCAAATATGACAGCATATAACGAAACGTGCGCAAACTTATGTAACGCCATGTTTAGTCATAGAATGATGGGGATTAATGGCGAATCTAGATATGCTGATATTATAGAATTAGTATTATATAACTCTGGTTTATCAGGAATTAGTATTGAAGGGAAAGATTATTTCTATTCAAACCCTTTAAGAATGGTCAACAATTCTAGAAATTACGATTCGCATGACGACGTAACTGAAAGTCCTGTAAGACAACCTTATTTAGAGTGTTTCTGTTGTCCTCCAAACTTGGTAAGAACAATTTGTAAAACATCTGGATGGGCATATAATTTATCAGAAAATGGTGTTTCTGTTGTTTTATTCGGTGGAAATAATTTAGACACAAAAATGTTAGATGGTTCTGCATTAAAATTATCTCAAGATACAGAGTATCCTTGGAAAGGTTTGGTAAAAATAACTGTTGATGAATGTAAAAGTGAAGCTTTTGATATTCAAGTTAGAATACCAAAATGGGCAGTTGGTAGTACTTTAAAAGTAAATGGAGAAGATGCAGGAGTTGAAATTAACCCAGGGAATTTTGCAAACATCAATAGAACTTGGAAAGCAGGTGATGTGATTGTTTTAGACATGCCAATGGAACCAACTTTTATTGAAGGACATAATAGAATTGAAGAAGTTAGAAATCAATTAGCAGTAAAAAGAGGTCCAATTGTATATACCATTGAAACCCCAGATTTACCAGAAGGAGCAGCTATTTTAGATGTGTATTTAAAAGGAGACGCTCCTTTAAATGCTGTACATAAACCAGAATTTTTAGGAGGAGTTACGGTAATAGAAACAGAACTTTTACTAAGAGAAGGTAAATCGGATGACATGTATCAAACTGTTACAAAACCGGTCTTTAAGTCTTTTAAAACGCAATTAGTGCCTTATTACGCTTGGAGTAATAGAGGGCAAGCAGAAATGACCGTGTTTATGCCGGTTGTTTGGAATAATTAA
- a CDS encoding CRTAC1 family protein — protein MNRRKFNIKNLLILGAIASFIGVNSSNAQNGSFKEVSKEFPRQEKNLRKWDSPVVADLDKDGYPDLLINDHGYAIQVQWNNKGKFAKPFDIIMGDLHGVSVGDFDNDGNLEIIMSRGGGSGSNARNSKMYKVNGREFIPMTDFEVPLALMRGRTVKFVDLDNDGDLDLLNFAFPDGAKKGASENYVYENNGAGELILHSTLPASKVNGQKTLITDINNDNIIDIILYGDKNVIVYQGNGDLTFTDVTKKVLPYDIDEVTAVAEIDYDNDGDMDLFFTRGLEFTKGETFYNKETQDLGFFSKRGELEIDDFVSGEVLKLENFQSQWPNNDTYYIGEASYDYVFDGETHSGKDINLVMSDALGFPDNADFSAKKGWYIGYVGNQKWRIAGYLWAPATGVVHNVKNYTESKHPAGLNDILLENKGSKFVDVTKKANVFLEEHTMAVTVADYDNNGFDDLLVIRRGKLVYENQSILYLNNGKSGFKAKEGHNIITKDLGGIGMTVESIDYNKDGSVDVVIGDERAKWHLFKNEMADGNKSLTVEVKNSKKGNISPLGALVTISSCGNNQIQRVGTSASQYSLNHNTFVHFGLGDCSKSVKVKVTYSNGEVLEQTVKASSKEIVIGKK, from the coding sequence ATGAATAGAAGAAAATTCAACATTAAAAACTTATTGATACTTGGTGCAATTGCCTCTTTTATTGGCGTAAATTCTTCAAATGCACAAAACGGTTCTTTTAAAGAAGTTTCTAAAGAATTTCCGAGGCAAGAAAAGAATTTAAGAAAATGGGATTCTCCAGTGGTGGCCGATTTAGACAAAGATGGATATCCAGATTTGTTGATAAATGACCATGGTTATGCAATTCAAGTACAATGGAATAATAAAGGGAAGTTTGCAAAACCTTTTGATATTATTATGGGAGATTTACACGGAGTTTCTGTGGGCGATTTTGATAATGATGGAAACTTAGAAATTATTATGTCACGTGGTGGAGGTTCTGGTAGTAATGCTAGAAACTCTAAAATGTACAAAGTAAATGGAAGAGAGTTTATTCCGATGACAGATTTTGAAGTGCCCTTAGCATTAATGCGTGGAAGAACTGTAAAATTTGTTGATTTAGATAATGATGGCGATTTAGATTTGTTAAATTTTGCGTTTCCTGATGGCGCTAAAAAAGGAGCAAGTGAAAATTATGTATATGAAAACAATGGTGCTGGAGAATTAATTTTACATTCAACTTTGCCAGCAAGTAAAGTAAACGGACAAAAAACTTTGATTACAGATATTAATAATGATAACATTATTGATATTATTTTATATGGTGATAAAAATGTGATCGTATATCAAGGAAATGGAGATTTAACTTTTACAGATGTTACAAAAAAAGTATTGCCTTATGATATTGATGAAGTAACTGCAGTTGCAGAAATAGATTACGATAATGATGGTGATATGGATTTGTTTTTCACCAGAGGATTAGAGTTTACTAAAGGAGAAACATTCTATAATAAAGAAACGCAAGACTTAGGTTTTTTCTCTAAAAGAGGAGAATTAGAAATAGATGATTTTGTTTCAGGTGAAGTTTTAAAATTGGAAAACTTTCAATCTCAATGGCCAAATAATGATACCTATTATATTGGAGAAGCATCTTACGATTATGTTTTTGATGGAGAAACACATTCTGGAAAAGATATTAATTTGGTAATGAGTGATGCTTTAGGTTTCCCTGATAATGCAGATTTTAGTGCTAAAAAAGGATGGTATATTGGATATGTTGGAAACCAGAAATGGAGAATTGCAGGATATCTTTGGGCACCAGCAACAGGCGTTGTTCATAATGTAAAAAACTATACAGAATCTAAACATCCAGCAGGATTAAATGATATTTTATTAGAAAACAAAGGGTCTAAGTTTGTAGATGTTACTAAAAAAGCAAACGTATTTTTAGAAGAACACACCATGGCTGTTACCGTTGCAGATTATGATAACAATGGTTTCGATGATCTTTTGGTTATTAGAAGAGGGAAGTTGGTCTATGAAAACCAATCGATCTTGTATTTAAACAATGGTAAATCTGGGTTTAAGGCTAAAGAAGGTCATAATATTATTACCAAAGATTTAGGTGGAATAGGAATGACAGTAGAAAGTATTGACTACAATAAAGACGGAAGTGTAGATGTTGTAATTGGTGATGAAAGAGCGAAATGGCATTTGTTTAAAAACGAAATGGCAGATGGAAACAAGTCATTAACTGTGGAAGTGAAAAATTCTAAAAAAGGAAATATTTCTCCATTAGGTGCTTTGGTAACTATTTCTTCTTGCGGAAATAATCAAATACAAAGAGTAGGTACTTCGGCTTCTCAATATTCTTTAAACCACAACACTTTTGTCCATTTTGGATTAGGGGATTGTAGTAAATCTGTGAAAGTAAAAGTGACCTATTCTAATGGTGAGGTTTTAGAACAAACAGTAAAAGCAAGCAGCAAGGAGATTGTTATAGGGAAAAAGTAA
- a CDS encoding sulfatase-like hydrolase/transferase — protein sequence MKQISNQLKLLFFGTFITIMGCTAQEERPNILFVLCDDLGYNDVGFNGSTDIITPELDKLAKDGTIFTSAYVAHPFCGPSRASILTGRYPQQMGTAFNLHSNSSMNDADNMGIPTQETYMSKVLQDAGYYTSALGKWHLGSAPKFHPNERGFDNFYGFLGGGHNYFPAKYQKDYQKQVKAGNKEIRDYILPLEHNGKEVKETEYVTDALSREAIKDIKLASTKKEPFFIYLAYNAPHVPLEAKEEDLKVFSSIKDKDRRTYAAMVYAVDRGVGKIVKALKETNQYDNTLIVFLSDNGGNFDHGANNYPLKGSKGDAWEGGYRVPMFFHYPNKIAKGQQFDFPVSSLDLYPTFAKLANAKIPNDKKIAGKDIMESVINKTDAHKEDMIYCLRYRHGFSDVGARLGDWKITRMGNEPWRLTNITEDIHEKKNMAGRYPERLKKMVAETQKWTEGFAQPLWYYSAKDEELWKDGRMPQYNETFEVDMLTDLPTKK from the coding sequence ATGAAACAAATTTCAAATCAACTAAAACTATTGTTTTTCGGAACATTTATAACCATAATGGGATGTACAGCGCAAGAAGAGCGTCCAAATATTTTATTCGTCTTGTGTGATGATCTTGGGTATAATGATGTTGGTTTTAATGGATCTACAGATATTATTACACCAGAATTAGATAAGTTAGCCAAAGACGGAACCATATTTACTTCGGCGTATGTAGCGCATCCTTTTTGCGGACCAAGTAGGGCTTCTATATTAACAGGTCGTTACCCGCAACAAATGGGTACAGCTTTTAATCTTCATAGCAATTCTAGTATGAATGATGCCGACAATATGGGGATTCCTACACAAGAAACCTATATGTCTAAAGTATTACAAGATGCGGGTTATTATACAAGTGCTTTGGGGAAATGGCATTTAGGAAGTGCTCCAAAATTTCATCCGAATGAAAGAGGTTTCGATAATTTTTATGGTTTTCTTGGTGGAGGGCATAATTATTTTCCTGCAAAATATCAGAAAGATTATCAGAAACAAGTAAAAGCAGGAAATAAGGAAATTCGCGATTATATTCTTCCTTTAGAGCATAACGGTAAAGAAGTTAAAGAAACCGAATATGTTACAGATGCATTGTCTAGAGAAGCAATTAAAGATATTAAATTAGCTTCTACTAAAAAAGAGCCTTTCTTTATCTATTTAGCGTACAATGCACCACATGTTCCTTTAGAGGCGAAAGAGGAAGATTTAAAGGTTTTTAGTAGTATTAAAGACAAGGATAGAAGAACGTACGCTGCAATGGTATATGCGGTAGATAGAGGTGTTGGAAAAATTGTAAAAGCGTTAAAAGAAACCAATCAATATGATAATACGTTAATTGTATTTTTGAGTGATAATGGTGGTAATTTTGATCACGGAGCTAATAACTATCCATTGAAAGGTAGTAAAGGAGATGCTTGGGAAGGCGGTTATAGAGTACCAATGTTTTTTCATTATCCGAATAAAATAGCGAAAGGTCAGCAATTTGATTTTCCTGTTTCTTCTTTAGATTTATATCCTACGTTTGCCAAATTAGCGAATGCTAAAATTCCGAATGACAAAAAAATAGCAGGTAAAGACATTATGGAATCGGTGATAAATAAAACAGATGCGCATAAAGAAGATATGATTTACTGTTTAAGATATCGTCATGGTTTTAGTGATGTGGGAGCAAGATTAGGAGATTGGAAAATTACACGTATGGGTAATGAACCTTGGAGATTGACAAATATTACAGAAGATATTCATGAAAAGAAAAATATGGCAGGTAGATATCCAGAACGTCTTAAAAAAATGGTCGCAGAAACTCAAAAATGGACAGAAGGTTTTGCGCAACCTTTATGGTATTATTCTGCAAAAGATGAAGAATTATGGAAAGATGGTAGAATGCCACAATACAACGAAACTTTTGAGGTAGATATGTTAACGGATCTTCCTACTAAAAAATAG
- a CDS encoding helix-turn-helix transcriptional regulator has translation MKTLNNLQKNFYLIIILNISVLQCLQGQQLKTHFKEHIIPLNMPFDSISIFLTKTKKQALIKKDSTLLINTLITQSRFNRFKLNYLEAFSFAGEALFISEEYKNQLLIAKANEELGVLTYLYKQNEESESYFIKAHELYRKLYKHHKIDVSEIYKSYYNLVLHYQRITDKENLQSYIDSCIVLSKKTKLPPIYSIFLDEKKASISEWNNAPDEALKLLKNAAQQLENSAPNSGLKNKDRKFLLIIYGRIAIIYHKKKDLNKAKFYFEKFAKIKGDLGETTFYKSFLYSRYAEVLKELNLFSLAYEYEKKSNDISNALLNPRNEKNKGFLTIKNYYKEELIKKREQLNIKNLELAKEKEALLNFRITLFIILFLVIILTLIFRQRIKNLKFEKKQQNSKELLDVKNKELTTNTLQLIEKEQVIKQLSDFIKEANPGNKSKIILKTIERSSTSLWDSFNRRFNQLNKGFYDRLQEKVPDLSRADRKLCALIKLNFSGKEMAHLLGISLGSVHVARHRLRKKMKLERHQNLTSFITSI, from the coding sequence ATGAAAACATTAAATAACTTACAAAAAAATTTTTACCTTATAATTATACTTAACATTAGTGTTTTACAGTGTTTACAAGGACAGCAATTAAAAACTCATTTTAAAGAGCATATAATTCCTTTAAATATGCCTTTTGATTCTATTTCTATTTTTTTAACTAAAACAAAAAAACAAGCGCTCATAAAAAAAGACAGCACTTTGTTAATTAACACCCTTATTACTCAAAGTAGGTTTAATAGATTTAAATTAAATTACCTAGAAGCGTTTAGTTTTGCTGGTGAAGCCCTTTTTATATCCGAAGAATATAAGAACCAACTTTTAATAGCAAAAGCCAATGAAGAATTAGGTGTTTTAACCTATTTATATAAACAAAACGAAGAATCTGAAAGCTATTTCATTAAAGCCCATGAACTATATAGAAAACTATATAAGCATCACAAAATTGACGTATCAGAAATTTACAAATCATATTATAATTTAGTTTTACATTATCAACGTATTACAGACAAAGAAAACCTACAATCTTATATTGATAGTTGTATTGTTCTTTCAAAAAAAACGAAACTACCTCCTATCTATTCTATTTTTCTTGACGAAAAAAAAGCAAGCATTAGTGAGTGGAATAATGCTCCAGATGAAGCGTTAAAACTACTAAAAAATGCAGCACAGCAATTAGAAAACAGTGCACCAAATTCTGGATTAAAAAACAAGGACAGGAAGTTTTTGCTAATTATTTATGGCAGAATAGCAATCATCTATCATAAAAAGAAAGACCTTAATAAAGCCAAATTTTATTTTGAAAAATTCGCTAAAATAAAGGGAGATTTAGGAGAAACAACCTTCTATAAATCGTTTTTATACTCACGCTATGCGGAAGTTTTAAAAGAACTAAATTTATTTTCACTAGCCTATGAATATGAAAAAAAATCTAATGATATCAGCAACGCTTTACTAAACCCTAGAAACGAAAAAAACAAAGGTTTTTTAACCATTAAAAACTATTACAAAGAAGAACTTATAAAAAAAAGAGAGCAATTAAATATTAAAAACTTAGAATTGGCTAAGGAGAAAGAAGCCCTTCTTAATTTTAGAATTACGCTGTTTATCATCCTATTTTTAGTAATTATTTTAACCTTAATTTTTAGACAAAGAATTAAAAATTTAAAGTTTGAAAAAAAGCAGCAAAACTCTAAAGAATTATTAGACGTTAAGAATAAGGAACTCACCACAAACACGCTTCAATTAATAGAAAAAGAACAAGTAATAAAACAGTTAAGCGATTTTATTAAAGAAGCAAATCCGGGAAACAAATCAAAAATAATTTTAAAAACGATCGAAAGAAGCTCTACCAGTTTATGGGATTCTTTTAATAGAAGATTTAATCAACTTAACAAGGGTTTTTATGATCGTTTACAAGAAAAAGTACCCGATTTAAGTAGAGCAGACAGAAAGCTTTGTGCACTGATAAAACTTAACTTTTCAGGCAAAGAAATGGCACACCTTTTAGGAATTTCTTTAGGTAGCGTGCACGTTGCAAGACACAGATTGCGTAAAAAAATGAAACTGGAAAGACATCAAAATCTCACCAGTTTCATTACTTCTATATAA